The Rhododendron vialii isolate Sample 1 chromosome 5a, ASM3025357v1 genome contains a region encoding:
- the LOC131327388 gene encoding cyclin-L1-1-like isoform X2, which yields MIYTAIDTFYLTDEQLQDSPSRKDGIDETTETTLRIYGCDLIQESGILLRLPQAVMATGQVLFHRFYCKKSFVRFNVKRVAASCVWLASKLEESPRKARQVLIVFHRMECRRENLLVEHLDPFSKKYAELKMDLNRTERHLLKEMGFICHVEHPHKFISNYLAVLETPPELRQEAWNLANDSLRTTLCVRFKSEVVACGVVYAAARRFQVPLPENPPWWKAFDADKSGINEVCRVLAHLYSLPKAKYIPVCKDGESFTTSNKSWDSPSQPVPKEGSLSDPPANTDAGTPKTALATTNLESGGSKGAIIKAALDKLKASKKSGDDSESVPIGGEAREEPVPKSKSEHRTEASGERNKERDREKERDRDREREKERLKVRERDRGRDSDRERERDDSERDRDKVKERGYRSKDKGKDSGGHSDKSKHHSSRDRDYHGSSYSREKDRHRHH from the exons ATGATTTACACGGCAATCGACACCTTCTACCTAACTGACGAGCAGCTGCAGGATTCACCTTCAAGGAAAGATGGCATAGACGAAACAACCGAGACAACCCTCAGGATTTACGGTTGCGACCTCATCCAGGAAAGCGGCATTTTACTAAGACT ACCTCAAGCTGTAATGGCAACTGGTCAGGTTCTGTTTCATCGCTTTTACTGCAAGAAATCATTTGTTCGCTTTAATGTGAAG AGAGTTGCTGCTAGTTGTGTTTGGCTTGCATCAAAGCTTGAGGAAAGTCCTAGAAAAGCAAGACAGGTACTCATTGTTTTCCACAGAATGGAGTGTAGGAGGGAGAACTTACTCGTAGAGCATTTGGACCCGTTTTCCAAG AAATATGCAGAGTTGAAGATGGACCTGAATAGAACAGAGAGGCATCTATTGAAGGAGATGGGTTTCATCTGCCATGTTGAACATCCTCATAAATTTATATCAAACTATCTTGCAGTCCTAGAGACACCCCCAGAACTGAGACAAGAAGCTTGGAATCTTGCAAACGACAG TTTGCGCACGACATTATGTGTGCGGTTCAAGAGTGAAGTTGTGGCCTGTGGGGTTGTATATGCTGCTGCCAGGAGATTCCAAGTGCCACTCCCTGAGAATCCTCCATGGTGGAAGGCTTTTGATGCAGACAAATCTGGTATTAATGAAGTTTGCAGAGTTCTGGCCCATCTATATAGCCTTCCTAAGGCTAAATACATACCTGTCTGTAAGGATGGGGAATCATTTACGACATCTAATAAATCATGGGATTCGCCATCTCAGCCAGTTCCAAAG GAAGGTTCGCTGAGTGACCCACCTGCAAATACTGATGCCGGTACTCCCAAGACAGCTCTGGCTACAACTAATCTGGAATCTGGTGGGTCCAAGGGTGCAATTATAAAAGCGGCACTTGACAAGTTGAAAGCGTCTAAGAAGAGTGGCGATGATTCTGAAAGTGTGCCCATTGGGGGAGAGGCAAGAGAAGAGCCTGTGCCGAAATCAAAGTCTGAGCATAGGACAGAAGCAAGTGGGGAGCGGAACAAGGAGAGGGATAGGGAAAAGGAAAGGGACAGAGACAGGGAGAGGGAAAAGGAGAGACTAAAGGTCAGGGAACGTGATAGAGGAAGGGATTCTGATAGGGAACGAGAGCGAGATGATTCCGAAAGGGACAGAGACAAAGTCAAGGAAAGAGGTTACCGCTCCAAGGACAAAGGAAAGGACTCAG GAGGGCATTCAGACAAATCAAAGCATCATTCATCTCGAG ATCGCGACTACCATGGTTCCTCTTATTCAAGGGAGAAGGATCGTCACAGACATCATTAA
- the LOC131327387 gene encoding uncharacterized protein LOC131327387, whose translation MTTISSSVFTMLSPPIMPHLQRCSLFGFKGRQPISTTIDALSNNGAIYRGAASCNAVEDAHRRRSSPESLFCYDKAIPEEIIETPVGLSLTKKVIGDNPSCPDCQTKGAVLCRTCSGSGLYVDSILESQGIIVNVRCLGCGGTGNILCLECGGRGHVDLN comes from the coding sequence ATGACGACAATTTCGTCTTCAGTGTTCACCATGTTGTCTCCCCCCATTATGCCTCATCTTCAAAGGTGTTCGTTGTTTGGTTTCAAAGGGAGACAACCCATCAGTACCACAATCGATGCCCTTTCCAACAACGGCGCCATTTATCGCGGCGCGGCTTCGTGTAATGCAGTTGAAGATGCTCACAGACGAAGAAGCAGTCCTGAATCGCTGTTTTGTTATGATAAGGCTATACCGGAGGAGATAATTGAGACGCCAGTAGGTTTATCTTTAACAAAGAAAGTAATTGGAGATAACCCCAGCTGCCCTGATTGCCAAACCAAAGGGGCTGTCCTTTGCCGCACTTGCTCTGGTTCTGGCTTATATGTTGACTCTATATTGGAAAGCCAGGGCATCATTGTCAATGTCCGATGCTTAGGTTGTGGTGGAACTGGTAATATTTTGTGTTTAGAATGCGGTGGCCGTGGTCATGTTGATCTTAATTGA
- the LOC131327388 gene encoding cyclin-L1-1-like isoform X1, which produces MIYTAIDTFYLTDEQLQDSPSRKDGIDETTETTLRIYGCDLIQESGILLRLPQAVMATGQVLFHRFYCKKSFVRFNVKRVAASCVWLASKLEESPRKARQVLIVFHRMECRRENLLVEHLDPFSKKYAELKMDLNRTERHLLKEMGFICHVEHPHKFISNYLAVLETPPELRQEAWNLANDSLRTTLCVRFKSEVVACGVVYAAARRFQVPLPENPPWWKAFDADKSGINEVCRVLAHLYSLPKAKYIPVCKDGESFTTSNKSWDSPSQPVPKEGSLSDPPANTDAGTPKTALATTNLESGGSKGAIIKAALDKLKASKKSGDDSESVPIGGEAREEPVPKSKSEHRTEASGERNKERDREKERDRDREREKERLKVRERDRGRDSDRERERDDSERDRDKVKERGYRSKDKGKDSGGHSDKSKHHSSRASADRDYHGSSYSREKDRHRHH; this is translated from the exons ATGATTTACACGGCAATCGACACCTTCTACCTAACTGACGAGCAGCTGCAGGATTCACCTTCAAGGAAAGATGGCATAGACGAAACAACCGAGACAACCCTCAGGATTTACGGTTGCGACCTCATCCAGGAAAGCGGCATTTTACTAAGACT ACCTCAAGCTGTAATGGCAACTGGTCAGGTTCTGTTTCATCGCTTTTACTGCAAGAAATCATTTGTTCGCTTTAATGTGAAG AGAGTTGCTGCTAGTTGTGTTTGGCTTGCATCAAAGCTTGAGGAAAGTCCTAGAAAAGCAAGACAGGTACTCATTGTTTTCCACAGAATGGAGTGTAGGAGGGAGAACTTACTCGTAGAGCATTTGGACCCGTTTTCCAAG AAATATGCAGAGTTGAAGATGGACCTGAATAGAACAGAGAGGCATCTATTGAAGGAGATGGGTTTCATCTGCCATGTTGAACATCCTCATAAATTTATATCAAACTATCTTGCAGTCCTAGAGACACCCCCAGAACTGAGACAAGAAGCTTGGAATCTTGCAAACGACAG TTTGCGCACGACATTATGTGTGCGGTTCAAGAGTGAAGTTGTGGCCTGTGGGGTTGTATATGCTGCTGCCAGGAGATTCCAAGTGCCACTCCCTGAGAATCCTCCATGGTGGAAGGCTTTTGATGCAGACAAATCTGGTATTAATGAAGTTTGCAGAGTTCTGGCCCATCTATATAGCCTTCCTAAGGCTAAATACATACCTGTCTGTAAGGATGGGGAATCATTTACGACATCTAATAAATCATGGGATTCGCCATCTCAGCCAGTTCCAAAG GAAGGTTCGCTGAGTGACCCACCTGCAAATACTGATGCCGGTACTCCCAAGACAGCTCTGGCTACAACTAATCTGGAATCTGGTGGGTCCAAGGGTGCAATTATAAAAGCGGCACTTGACAAGTTGAAAGCGTCTAAGAAGAGTGGCGATGATTCTGAAAGTGTGCCCATTGGGGGAGAGGCAAGAGAAGAGCCTGTGCCGAAATCAAAGTCTGAGCATAGGACAGAAGCAAGTGGGGAGCGGAACAAGGAGAGGGATAGGGAAAAGGAAAGGGACAGAGACAGGGAGAGGGAAAAGGAGAGACTAAAGGTCAGGGAACGTGATAGAGGAAGGGATTCTGATAGGGAACGAGAGCGAGATGATTCCGAAAGGGACAGAGACAAAGTCAAGGAAAGAGGTTACCGCTCCAAGGACAAAGGAAAGGACTCAG GAGGGCATTCAGACAAATCAAAGCATCATTCATCTCGAG CTTCTGCAGATCGCGACTACCATGGTTCCTCTTATTCAAGGGAGAAGGATCGTCACAGACATCATTAA